CCGCGCGGGTGTTTCTCACAGCCCAAGGCGTACGTGCTTGGCTAAGTAGCGCGATAAACAAGCATTTCTTCAGTGACGTTGGCCAGGAAAAGTGGTTAGCCAAAAGCACCAAAGCCAGGCGAGCGTTACGCTAGTGCGGATAAATCTTCAAGTATTAATGACTATTAGCAGGACAAGTGACGTGAGTATATGACTGAGAACTTAACGTGTTTCATAGTGAATACCAGGTAATATAGATTTTGAATGCATTGAGTGGTGAACAAAGCGGAAAGATTTGCGATTTTGGGATTATCTCAAATTTGCGCAAGATGTtagttttcaaaatgaaatttccGAAATTTTAGAGTGGCCGAGATTCAATCAGCAGCTAAACTAATCGACGTCTTTTCCACATTTCTGATACTTCAAGATATTGCGGCAAAGTTTTTACGGCGCAAAGTCAGTTTGGAGAACTAAGTGGATTGAAATTTGCCAACAGTCACCGATACCGGATGTACCTCACCAAATTAGGGAAGAGAGCTCCAAGCAAATCCTTTCAGAAGTTGACAACAACAACACGTTAACGCAGGGTCTGGACGACCGAGCTCAAGACATTGACGTCATCTCATGTGGACTTGAGTTTTAATAAGTAATCATTCGACCAATGAAAATTGAGCACCAAGTACACCACCACATAGCAGATACGAAAGTGAAATACTCAAAACCTTTGATAACGTACGTACAGCGCAGCGAGAATCATTTACAGAACAAGTATCTTTTTCATAATTAGAATAATAAGATTACTTAGTCATGgtgttaaaagtttttctgctGCTGGTGCTGATTGGTTCAGTGCTGAGTAATTCATGGGAAGGAGTGAAGGTTGAACTCATCAATGAAAAATACGAATCATGCAGGTTTGTGCACATACAGCATGGCAAGACCTTTTGGTGTCCATTTAAGTGCACTGCTCATACTTGTCATGATTTTTGGTTTGCCggtttattttcataaatcaaGTTCACACGACTGAATTAAAACTGTTTTCGGTAAAGAAAGTATTGGGTGTTATAATATCATTCTGTCAAAATTTGAACTCGAAATCAACGACAAAAcgtatgacgtcacttttaaAACTATCTCGGTGAAATACGATTTAATGCTTCCTCTCAACAGGGTCAATGAGATTGCTGCAGCAAACAGAGCGTTTGCATTGGACCTTTTTCACCAGATCGCGGAGACAGATGGACCGGACGAAAACATCCTGATCTCACCATTGGTTATATCTATGGGCCTGTCAATGATACTGATGGGTACCAATGGAAACACTGCCGAAGAGTTGAGACAAGTTTTGAGATACAATGAGACTCTAGATAAGTGAGTGACAAATAACAAGTCAATACATGAAAACCAGAGAGTAATTTTGTGTGACAAACACTTACACACATACACTGCAATATGTATATAAGCATCCACTATGCTGAGTGTGCATGATTAGTAAAATGTTGTGCGACTGATTCAACATTTTCACCTTGATCATCGTTAAACTACGGATATCATTACAAACATACTGATTCACAATTTAACGATGATGGTTCCTTTCTTCAGCTACGTCCCATTTTACTGCATTTATGAACGCTATGAGAATCTTGGCCCAGTGATTACCCTACGTACTGCAAGTAAACTGTTTGGGGCAAAGACGGAAAACTTCCTAGATACTTTCCTTGGTAAAACTGCATTCTTTGGAGCCAAAATTGAAAGggtaaaatgattttaaaacgtttagttTCTCTTCTTGTGTAATGCAATGTAATATCTTATAACGCACTTCAAAAGTTATTGATGAAAAGTTATgagtttgatatttttttcaaatcgtTGTTTGAAGATAATTGTGTTAAAAACCCGCCAACAGAAAACAGCTGTAAATTTAAAGagttttgcacaaaaattcCAGCTAATTTTTCCAGTATCCATGTTTATTCACTGTTGCTAGGTTGACTTCGAAAATGATGGAGAAAACACAAGACAAGCCATTAATGAATGGGTTGCAGTACAAACATCCAATCACATCTCTGAACTCTTTCAGCCAGATTCAATTAGTCCACTGACACGGTTAATTCTTGTGTCCGCAATATATTTCGAGGtagatgaaaaatttttgttttttttgtgaatGGGTAACCACCGTATATTTCAGACCCATTTGCATCAGTGGGTCAACCAATCTCTTCACCAAAATCTCTGCAGGACCAGCTAAACTCCTCCCATTTTTCAGGCATTTTGGAAGACCCCATTTGAAACTAAATTCACATCACCTTTTGTGGTGTCAGACGACGTTCAAATACCAGATCAACCATTCATGGATCAACGTTTCGATATAAAAGTTTACTATGATGAAGACACCGATTTGTATTTCCTTGACCTTCCGTATAAAAGTGGAggtcagaattttttttattgaaaaaagcaacaaaaaatagtCATTCTGTGCAGAAGACTTTCCTAATTCAAACCATAATTTTTATCAATGACCAAACTGGCCCAAGTTACTTGAATGGTATTTACAACTGTGCCTAATGGTAGGATTATGGTGTTTCTTTTACTTTGCACAAGCAGCCATAGGTTGAATATCTGGTAATTTTATGCAACTTTGTGCATGAAAGTGTGCAAAAAAATTGAGAGAACTTCACAAATCCTAGGATTTTATTTCAGCATTAACATCTCATCACATAAGAAATAGCTGCTAGTGCTAATTATGCATCTCAGCATCAAAAACTATGTAGTTTCATTTACTGAGCTGGGAGACTAGCCTTGACATTAGGCCAAGATTGAAATTCATGAGAACAGTTGTTTTGAAACAGCGAGAGATCCAGAAGTGAGCATGATGCTTGTCTATGATGACAACAAACAACCATACGTTGAAACTGGAAAAAGATTAACCTCTGAGACACTTTCAAGGGTAATGGAAAGGTTGCCAGCAGAAAGACTAACAGACGTAGGTTTTGTTTGTTCcatatagaaaaaaatatatttttagtgAAATAAACTTGTGCTCAAttaataactaagtaatgcATAAGACCAACCATTCTGATGTgtcaacaaaattaatttcatgtGAAAAATTACCTGCATTTGTAAGCACTAACTTTCCCGTATCCATATTGGCAAAATAAAAGCATATGTTTAGGCTATTGTTTCGCTGCCTATATTTGAGATGAACGTGGAAAAGGACATGGTCAGTTACTTACAATCTATGGGCATTGAAAGTCTTTTTATGAATGGACAAGCTGACCTTTCTGGTATGAACGGTATGCGGAATTTATTCATTGAAGGAGCAAAACATAAGACGTTCATCAGGGTAAGTAAACATTTCTTCACAGTGTGTACACAAGTTACATAGCAGCATAAAGAATCCAATTTCAATATGTAGCTTTGGTGGTCGGCCAATTCATCTACTAACGATTAAACCCAGGTAATTGTAACCCAAGGTCTATTCAAACCACAGACATTGGTTGAATCATCCATATCTTGAACCAACCTGGAACCAGcagctttatttttttttaaatccaaTGTGCCTTGATATGACAATTAATTGTGTCCTCCACCACTAGGTGGATCAAAACGGCACGGTAGCTGCAGGGGTATTTGAAGCATCAGCCATCTTTCTAAGCTTACCATTCTATGCTGTGTTCAATCACCCATTCCATTTTATGCTGTGGGAGAAACAAACCAACAACATTCTCTTTATGGGACGTCTTGTCAACCCATCGCTGCCGTAAATGTCACAGATAATGTGGGACTTGTAATTCTCATTAAAGCCGCATTTCAATCTTACTGTACTAAGTTTTACTGAAAGCATATTTTCATGTGTTAAATGATTTCATACATTTGCTGCTGTGTCTTGAAGAATAAAGACTTGCTGTAGCATCTACTGTTGTTGCAATATTAATTGAGTTGTTATCAAATTTTCTCTGCATTGCATGTACATTGTGCAGCTTTTGGTCCCTGGATAGATTCTGAATCTCAGTATTTCATAGTTTGTCAAGTATAGTTACATATGTTATCAGTAGTACATATCACACAGGACCATTGCATAAAAGAATATGCATTTTTGTCCAGAAATCTGCTTACTGTACAGCTATAAATTACACCGCTCCACATATTTCAATtctaacatttcaaaaataaacgtAGCATGCTTACATTGGCTTTTAGAAAGACCCTAGCTAGACGCTGGACATTATCCAACAGCAAATCATACTCATTAATAACACACTCCATGTATTGGTAGTTGACTTTTTGTGATATACACAACAGTAAGCCGATACAGAGTTTGCAATATATAGCGTAATTAACATAGTAAATATGACCCTAAGACCTATGttgatatactgtacataatAAGCACAAGGAAGCTTAGTCACTTTGTTGCGTGCAGCTTACACCTTACGAGTAGGTCTGTGCTAGGCAGATATCAAGAGATGAACAGTCTCCTACCTTTTCCAGATCTGCTTTTTGTACAGCTTCTGGTACTTTGCTCTTGTATTCGGGCTTATTTCTTTTCTCTTTGAGGGATGATAGCTTCTTAGCTTGGTCAACTTGCTTTGCTTGAAGCTTGCTTATTTCCTTTTCAATGTCAATCAAGCCCTACAAAAAGTTCTTGAAGTTAGGGTATTTGATTAAGTTGGATTAAGGAAAGTCGAAGCTCCAATAATAGAACATACATAGGAGAACATACAAGCCCAAGGTCAGACACTAAGTTATACATTTCTCACTTCACTCAAAAACTACGTGGAGAAGTTGAGTTTAAAACAGTTGCTGCAGTTTGCTAGGTACCAGTAGCGTTAAAAATAATGttacttaaaataaaactaaaattgcCGCAATACACAATTGCAACCACAAGCATAATTTGCTACGTGGTGACcctttttggtttgtttagtTGAAATTATCAGATTTATTAACAAAACAGAGTTCAATAACAATTGTTAACGAAATATTGTTTTCCAATCGCTTATCAGTTTAAAACTCATAATGGGTCACCATGGGTGACTCTAAAACTCATGGGTGCAAGACTGCAAGTGCTAGAAAACCATTTTAgctttttgcattttacatTTACTTTGCAGCTTAAAAAAATGTCTGCTCTTAATCAAAAGCAAGTGCAGGTTGACGCTTGACGATACTGATGCGGACTTACCTTAAGCAATAAGTTTATGTCGCACTTATCATTCACAATTGCAACAGCACAGCCTGGTGGAGGTTTCTCTGATGAAGTAAGTACTTTGACGAGGGACGAGTAGGAGAGAGTTTGAATGATGTCAGCATGTCTTCGAATGACATCAGCAATTTCATCTACACAGTGAATGTACACTGCGGAAGCAATGGCAAcgttaacaataataatagtaaTGGTAATAAATTACGGTAATAAAATTACTAAACTCTCTTTTCAAATTCAATCGTATTAACTTACGTTCAGCCTTTGTCTTAGTCAAGTTGTATTCTGCCCTTAAAGACCTTGTAACCTTGGTTATGTTCATCGCTAAATCCATGTCGTTTTCAATCTCTTCATCTTTCCAATTATACTAACAAAAACATGATGTCCccataaacaataaacaccACCTTTAAGAATCCAAAAATTTGGACACTGATTTAATAATTGGATGATTCTAAAGGCATTCAAATGTTAATTTAATGTACTCAACTCAtaataaaaattccaaaagcAGAAAAGTTACTCCAAAACAATTTGGGTTTGTAAGATTAAGACGGAATCAaggaaaacacaaaaaaactaCCTGATTCTCTGGCCACTCTGTCACAGACACACTTGGCGCCGTTTCGTTGGGTCTCCTAGGTAACCGTTGCCATAGTTCCTCGCTGATGAATGGCATGAGAGGATGAGTGAGCCGAAGCGCTGTCTCAAGGCAGGTGTAGAGAACATTGCGTGACGTGGTGATTGCACTTTTATCGGTTCCAGAAAATATCGGCTTGAGACATTCCTGCCATTCAGaactaaattattttatcacgTCACAGATCGTGGCaaagaaatgaacaaaatCTTGCGATCTCGACAAAGACATGATTTTTAAAATCCTCgagattttaaaaagttttgaatttaATCTATTTTGCTTCCTTGCATATTTTCCGGCAAGTAGCACACTGTATGCATCCTGAAATTATCCAGATGCTTAATACAGGTACTTCTAACCAGTGTTTTATGAAAGGCAGTACATGCCATAGCAGAAAATTTGTTCTTAAACTTGTACCTTCTACAATCTACAACTACAGCGTTAATCATACGGTTAATTTTCCAAAGAACACTAAACTGATTGCACAACAGGTATATAGACTACTGCCCAGCAAATTGTTGACTGCAACTCACCAAGTATACATCGCAAAGTTCATAAAGCCAGAAGTTGTAAACCCCAGTTGTGTAAAGTGGGAATTCATACGTTTCCAAGCCCCGACTACTTGAATCAATGGCTTTTGACAGTTTGCTTAAAATCCACCGATCTACAAGGCTCTCCTTCCCGCTTGGCTAAACAGATTTACTGCTTATTAGAAGTGCTTTACAACTAAAGGGGAAACGCTGTGTATAAATTAAGGAAAGAAAGTTAACAagcctttttatttcttttggtTGATAGAGTGGAGCGCAATAAACCTACTTTAGCAGATTGCGttggttgaaaattttctcCTAATCCTTTCAAAGCAAACTTGAATGCATTCCAAAGCTTGTTGCAAAAATGTCGATATCCAAGGATTCGCAGAACATCCAAGTTGATGTCACGACCTAAAgttgtaaataaatatatgtGGTCAAATTTTTATGATGCTACTAGAAGAAATGCAGCATTAGTTGGATCATATTGTAAAGCTTCATACTACACTGAAAGCATACTATAGGTTAGCTTTTTATTAAGAGGGCGTTATTGGAAGCAAAATTAGTTTAACTGCTCtagaaaaacatgaaaatgaaaaaatggtAACCAATATTTGCAAtgtcattttttctttctcaCTTTCACTTTAAACAGACCACAAACCTTGGCACGTGTAAGCACACAAAGCAAATCGCAGGGCATCACTGCCGCATTCAGGGATGCCGTTGGGATAATCTTGCTTTTGACCGGCTTTTGCTCGTTCAATCTCTCGTGCATCGAGATTGCCCATCAACAAGGTTTGATGAAGCTCCTACAATACAGTGAATTGCGAATAATCTTGAATATTAAAACTGCATCATCTTGCTCATTAAACTAAGACCACAGTAGCCAGCAGATAAGATGCAAATAGATAAGAAAACCAAGAAAACCAACAAAGGAACATGACCAAGTATCAACAAAAAGTATCAAGAACTACGTTTTTGATGTACTAATATAAAAAGCAATGATAGAGCTGTAAAGTACACGTtatacacaaaacaaaatataagcaaAACAGTAGACAGCGACTAGTAGACAAAcacacaacaacaaaacaagcaaaagtttaattcaaagTATTTAGCAATTTAAGTATTTAGCATTCATTTAGCTGTTCATGCTCATCGAAACagagcaacaaaaataacgcCTCAACTCTGGTATTCGTTCAAAACCATGAAAGTTTTACCTCTAAAGTTATTCCATTTACAACGTCAAGTGGATCTATCACATTTCCAAGTGACTTGCTCATTTTTCTCCCGTGCGCGTCACGAACCATCGCGTGAAGATATACTTCCTTGAATGGAAGCTTCCCTTAAACAGAAGATGAGTTATAgtcaccatttaaaacaatcaACGCTCCATAAAGTAGTCAATAAGCTTTAAACTACAAAGCATATTATAGGGTTAAACTTATGCAATACTGTAAGTATGAAAACGTTCATAACGAATCAACTAGTTGATGAAATTAAGAAAAACTAGTTTTCAATCAACTTTGGACAGTCACCGGTCATCAAGATGGAGAACATGGTCATTCTGGCCACCCAGAAAAACAGAATGTCATGGCCGGTCTCCAGTAAGGTATTGGGGAAAAATGTGCTCAAATCATTGGTCTGAAGTAAAAGAAACAACACTTTTTAATTCTGACGGAGACAGCGACATAACAACAACTGTAAAGCCTCAAAATAGACAACACTGATGATTACTTGGAATAATGCTGACTTACAAGACCAATtctaagtataacagttaattttTGAGCAAAATTTCTTTCAGAAATTGCTTAGTTAAAATCTTAAATGACCCAGAAATTCTCAGAACAcctttttcacaaaaatttaaaacaatgttaCATCTGATATGTCATTCATCAAATTTGGCAGCGTTGTCTGAGAATTACCTCATTAGGCCAGTCGAATATTGAAAATGGAAGAAGTCCAGATGAGAACCAAGTGTCCAACACATCTTCATCCTGCCTGAGCGTGATCTTTGATTTACAAACGTTGAACTTCTTTGCAGCTTTCCCTTTTGCCTCTTCCTCTGTCATTCCTGATATCCAATACTCACCATCCAGCTCCTGAATACAAAGATGGGATTGTGAGGGAATAAAATTCATGGaggaaaattttaacataattattaaggaaacattttacaaatacaTGTATAATGAAGGAACGCCACATTTAAAAGTCAGCTATAATATATGACTCAAACTCCTCTTTTGCAATTGCTTAGTCTCAAGGGAAGTGTTTGGTCTGTGAAATAAAACtcatatttcaaatttacgACTTACCTCCCCTTTAGGCACAGACGGGTCATCAACAGTGACAAAATATGCAGGAATCCTGTGACCCCACCATAACTGACGTGATATGCACCAGTCCCGTATGTTTTCAAGCCAGTGATACCTGGAATAACATTGCCAAGTACGAATCAAAGCATATAAGGTCCCAGAAAGATTTCTATAACCATCAACCACTCTGTTTAACCATAGGTGTTACCGTAACTACTTTTAGTTATTGGTATTTGTTGTGGTTATTTTTGGCATAAATGCAACAAGTGTTTTACCAAGTTTTACAATGCATGTCGGGTATAAGTTTGAGGTCTCCATTCTTTACGGCTTCTACTGATTTTTCTGCAGCTTCTTTGCAATTCATGAACCACTGCACTTTAATCAAGGGTTCAACAATGTCCTTTGATCGACTAGTACAAAAGTAGCATGGTTATTGGTATGGGTGTTTGCTCAGAGCTGCAAGAGCCTATCTACAGCAATCTCCATAACAATGGAAGTAAAGTGAAACTAATACAAAACGCAGTGAATGACTTGCTAGCTAAGtactgaaatatttattttcagacTAAGCAAAGTCTTTGGAGGCAGTAATTTGGCAGATTCTTCAAACATAAGGGTCAGAATGCAGATCGCAGTCAGTAAGATCATGTAATGGCAAAATCATAAGGTCCACCTGCAAATGGGAACAACCATGGGGTTGTCTTTCGTCTCCTTGTACAACCCCTTATCCTGGAGCGCTTTAAGCACGGCAGTTCGAGCTTGAAACCTCTTCATCCCATCAAATTCTGTTCCCgtgttgatgacgtcaccattATCCGAGAAAATGTTAATGAACTGAAGATTGTGCCTCTGTATATAAAAGATGAAATGTATTAGAATGCCTGACCCATCATATATTGGGCAAACAGCACTATTTAAAGGAATGTTGACAAATAAAGTATTTACATATGTCATAATATGTTTACAAAGACTGAAGATAACACTATTCATGTTGCTGCAaaattcaaaagtttgtcaaaCTTTACATTGATAAAGTTGTACAAAAATTTATACAATTACACCGCTTCTATatgatgtaattttttttcacagTCAGTTTTTGAATATATATAACGAAATGTTGTCAGTTATTGAAAAATTAGTTTAAACAAATGTCCTAAACTCTGAAAAGTAATGTGCACACTGTATGGTTGGTGTACTCAATTCTTTGATTATATTACAAAGATGAGGTTGACTAAATCGGCACGGCGGACAAATCATTCTGAAACTGTTTGGATGTTTGCCTATCAATCAGTTtcctttcaaacaaaaatcgaAAAAAGGCTGTGAAACACTTCTTTTAAAATCAACGAATATTATGTAACATGTGAAGCAAGATTAGTAGAATATACAATTAAACCGTATTTGCCATTTCTGGCATTAGAGATTTTTACTAGTAATCATTGTAACATAGCCATTTTGAAAGTAATATGCATAATAAAAAGTGTGAGTAGCTGTGTCGCCACAG
Above is a window of Clavelina lepadiformis chromosome 8, kaClaLepa1.1, whole genome shotgun sequence DNA encoding:
- the LOC143468395 gene encoding leukocyte elastase inhibitor-like, coding for MVLKVFLLLVLIGSVLSNSWEGVKVELINEKYESCRVNEIAAANRAFALDLFHQIAETDGPDENILISPLVISMGLSMILMGTNGNTAEELRQVLRYNETLDNYVPFYCIYERYENLGPVITLRTASKLFGAKTENFLDTFLGKTAFFGAKIERVDFENDGENTRQAINEWVAVQTSNHISELFQPDSISPLTRLILVSAIYFEAFWKTPFETKFTSPFVVSDDVQIPDQPFMDQRFDIKVYYDEDTDLYFLDLPYKSGARDPEVSMMLVYDDNKQPYVETGKRLTSETLSRVMERLPAERLTDAIVSLPIFEMNVEKDMVSYLQSMGIESLFMNGQADLSGMNGMRNLFIEGAKHKTFIRVDQNGTVAAGVFEASAIFLSLPFYAVFNHPFHFMLWEKQTNNILFMGRLVNPSLP